The Lysobacter capsici genome has a segment encoding these proteins:
- a CDS encoding LysR family transcriptional regulator, producing MRGSEFAELKAFVAVVERQSFARAAEHLGLSPSALSQTIRQLEGRIGARLLNRTTRSVAPSASGELLYRRIAPLFREMAAAVAEASEATGRMSGTLRINTLGIAARTIIAPRLSRFHRAHPDVILDIVVDDALADIVVGRFDAGIRVGGQLEKDMVAVRLTPDLNMVAVASPDYLARRGTPRSPADLHGHACINWRLQMDGRHYRWEFKKRGQRLEVPVDGPVVTNHADIGVAAALNGLGIAYHFERDGVGELLAQGRLVQVLADWSISRPGLFLYYPSTRHRPILLGAFIDCLLDRKPFDRL from the coding sequence ATGCGCGGATCCGAGTTCGCCGAGCTGAAGGCCTTCGTGGCCGTCGTGGAGCGCCAGAGCTTTGCCCGAGCTGCGGAGCATTTGGGCCTATCGCCTTCGGCGCTCAGCCAAACCATCCGGCAACTCGAAGGCCGCATCGGCGCTCGTCTTCTCAATCGCACGACTCGAAGCGTCGCGCCATCGGCAAGTGGCGAACTGCTCTACAGACGCATAGCGCCGCTATTTCGGGAGATGGCTGCCGCAGTCGCTGAAGCCAGCGAGGCGACAGGGCGGATGAGCGGCACGTTGCGCATCAACACGCTGGGGATCGCTGCGAGAACCATCATCGCGCCACGGCTTTCACGCTTTCATCGAGCACACCCCGACGTGATTCTCGACATCGTGGTCGACGACGCGCTGGCGGATATCGTCGTCGGCCGCTTCGATGCGGGCATCCGCGTGGGCGGGCAGCTAGAGAAAGACATGGTCGCCGTCCGTCTCACGCCGGACTTGAACATGGTCGCAGTGGCGTCCCCGGACTACCTCGCGCGTCGAGGAACACCCAGGTCACCTGCCGATTTGCATGGCCATGCCTGCATCAACTGGCGGCTCCAGATGGACGGCAGGCACTATCGCTGGGAGTTCAAGAAGCGGGGACAACGACTCGAAGTACCGGTGGACGGCCCCGTCGTCACTAATCATGCCGATATCGGCGTTGCTGCTGCGCTAAACGGGCTCGGCATCGCCTATCACTTCGAGCGAGACGGCGTGGGTGAGCTCTTGGCCCAGGGGCGGCTCGTCCAAGTCCTGGCGGACTGGTCGATTTCGCGCCCTGGGCTGTTCCTCTACTATCCGAGTACACGGCATCGCCCCATCCTCCTCGGCGCGTTCATTGACTGTCTGTTGGATCGGAAACCGTTCGATCGGCTCTAG
- a CDS encoding nuclear transport factor 2 family protein, whose amino-acid sequence MKTLTLPEPIAAYFAAEHNPEALARCFTAQAVMKDDGHTYTGINAIKAFMAEVSAKYSATSVPFAIERENGFQLVRANVTGNFPGSPIVLSYRFHLERGLIASLEITA is encoded by the coding sequence ATGAAAACCTTGACCCTTCCTGAGCCAATTGCCGCGTACTTCGCGGCCGAACACAATCCTGAGGCCTTGGCGCGTTGCTTCACGGCGCAAGCCGTCATGAAGGACGACGGTCACACCTATACGGGCATCAACGCCATCAAGGCCTTCATGGCCGAGGTATCGGCCAAGTACAGCGCGACCAGCGTGCCTTTCGCCATTGAGCGGGAGAATGGCTTTCAACTCGTCCGCGCCAACGTCACCGGCAATTTTCCTGGCAGCCCGATCGTTCTGTCCTACCGCTTTCACCTGGAGCGCGGCCTGATCGCATCGCTGGAGATCACGGCATGA